One stretch of Equus caballus isolate H_3958 breed thoroughbred chromosome 24, TB-T2T, whole genome shotgun sequence DNA includes these proteins:
- the BMP4 gene encoding bone morphogenetic protein 4 precursor, with protein sequence MIPGNRMLMVVLLCQVLLGGASHASLIPETGKKKVAEIQGHAGGRRSGQSHELLRDFEATLLQMFGLRRRPQPSKNAVVPDYMRDLYRLQSGEEEEEEQIHSVGLEYPERPASRANTVRSFHHEEHLESIPGTSENSAFRFLFNLSSIPENEVISSAELRLFREQVDQGPDWEQGFHRINVYEVMKPPAEVVPGRLITRLLDTRLVHHSVTRWETFDVSPAVLRWTREKQPNYGLAIEVTPLHQTRTHQGQHVRISRALPQGSGDWAQLRPLLVTFGHDGRGHALTRRRRAKRSPKHHPQRARKKTKNCRRHSLYVDFSDVGWNDWIVAPPGYQAFYCHGDCPFPLADHLNSTNHAIVQTLVNSVNSSIPKACCVPTELSAISMLYLDEYDKVVLKNYQEMVVEGCGCR encoded by the exons ATGATTCCTGGTAACCGAATGCTGATGGTCGTTTTATTATGCCAAGTCCTGCTAGGAGGCGCGAGCCATGCTAGTTTGATACCTGAGACGGGGAAGAAAAAAGTCGCCGAGATTCAGGGCCACGCGGGGGGACGCCGCTCAGGGCAGAGCCATGAGCTCCTGCGGGACTTCGAGGCGACACTTCTGCAGATGTTCGGGCTGCGCCGCCGCCCGCAGCCTAGCAAGAACGCCGTCGTCCCTGATTACATGCGGGATCTCTACCGGCTGCagtctggggaggaggaggaggaagagcagatcCACAGCGTCGGCCTGGAGTACCCCGAGCGCCCCGCCAGTCGGGCCAACACCGTGAGGAGTTTCCACCACGAAG AACATCTGGAGAGCATCCCAGGGACCAGCGAAAACTCTGCTTTTCGTTTCCTCTTTAACCTCAGCAGCATCCCCGAGAACGAGGTGATCTCGTCCGCGGAGCTTCGACTCTTCCGGGAGCAGGTGGACCAGGGCCCTGACTGGGAGCAGGGCTTTCATCGAATAAACGTTTATGAGGTTATGAAGCCCCCGGCAGAAGTGGTGCCTGGGCGGCTCATCACACGACTCCTGGACACGAGGCTGGTCCACCACAGTGTGACGCGGTGGGAAACCTTTGACGTGAGCCCTGCGGTCCTCCGCTGGACCCGGGAGAAGCAGCCAAACTACGGGCTGGCCATCGAGGTGACTCCCCTCCATCAGACACGGACCCACCAGGGCCAGCATGTCAGGATTAGCCGAGCGTTACCTCAAGGGAGTGGGGATTGGGCCCAGCTCCGGCCCCTCCTGGTCACCTTTGGCCATGATGGCCGGGGACATGCCTTGACCCGACGCCGGAGGGCCAAGCGTAGCCCCAAGCATCACCCACAGCGGGCCCGGAAGAAGACTAAGAACTGTCGGCGCCACTCGCTTTACGTGGACTTCAGCGACGTGGGCTGGAACGACTGGATTGTGGCCCCGCCGGGCTACCAGGCCTTCTACTGCCATGGGGACTGCCCCTTTCCACTAGCTGACCACCTCAACTCGACCAACCACGCCATTGTGCAGACCCTGGTCAACTCTGTCAATTCCAGTATCCCCAAAGCCTGTTGTGTTCCCACTGAACTGAGCGCCATCTCCATGCTGTACCTGGATGAGTATGACAAGGTAGTGCTGAAAAATTATCAGGAGATGGTAGTAGAGGGATGCGGGTGCCGCTGA
- the BMP4 gene encoding bone morphogenetic protein 4 isoform X2 → MQEGRGGGREGRRAEPGPEARSHSVVPSRATHCRSSSEPFQQVCSRLAVKNHGLLLYALFSVILLGGASHASLIPETGKKKVAEIQGHAGGRRSGQSHELLRDFEATLLQMFGLRRRPQPSKNAVVPDYMRDLYRLQSGEEEEEEQIHSVGLEYPERPASRANTVRSFHHEEHLESIPGTSENSAFRFLFNLSSIPENEVISSAELRLFREQVDQGPDWEQGFHRINVYEVMKPPAEVVPGRLITRLLDTRLVHHSVTRWETFDVSPAVLRWTREKQPNYGLAIEVTPLHQTRTHQGQHVRISRALPQGSGDWAQLRPLLVTFGHDGRGHALTRRRRAKRSPKHHPQRARKKTKNCRRHSLYVDFSDVGWNDWIVAPPGYQAFYCHGDCPFPLADHLNSTNHAIVQTLVNSVNSSIPKACCVPTELSAISMLYLDEYDKVVLKNYQEMVVEGCGCR, encoded by the exons atgcaagagggcagaggaggagggagggagggacggagaGCGGAGCCCGGTCCGGAAGCTAG GAGCCATTCCGTAGTGCCATCCAGAGCAACGCACTGCCGCAGCTCCTCTGAGCCTTTCCAGCAAGTTTGTTCAAGATTGGCTGTCAAGAATCATGGACTGTTATTATATGCCTTGTTTTCTGTCA TCCTGCTAGGAGGCGCGAGCCATGCTAGTTTGATACCTGAGACGGGGAAGAAAAAAGTCGCCGAGATTCAGGGCCACGCGGGGGGACGCCGCTCAGGGCAGAGCCATGAGCTCCTGCGGGACTTCGAGGCGACACTTCTGCAGATGTTCGGGCTGCGCCGCCGCCCGCAGCCTAGCAAGAACGCCGTCGTCCCTGATTACATGCGGGATCTCTACCGGCTGCagtctggggaggaggaggaggaagagcagatcCACAGCGTCGGCCTGGAGTACCCCGAGCGCCCCGCCAGTCGGGCCAACACCGTGAGGAGTTTCCACCACGAAG AACATCTGGAGAGCATCCCAGGGACCAGCGAAAACTCTGCTTTTCGTTTCCTCTTTAACCTCAGCAGCATCCCCGAGAACGAGGTGATCTCGTCCGCGGAGCTTCGACTCTTCCGGGAGCAGGTGGACCAGGGCCCTGACTGGGAGCAGGGCTTTCATCGAATAAACGTTTATGAGGTTATGAAGCCCCCGGCAGAAGTGGTGCCTGGGCGGCTCATCACACGACTCCTGGACACGAGGCTGGTCCACCACAGTGTGACGCGGTGGGAAACCTTTGACGTGAGCCCTGCGGTCCTCCGCTGGACCCGGGAGAAGCAGCCAAACTACGGGCTGGCCATCGAGGTGACTCCCCTCCATCAGACACGGACCCACCAGGGCCAGCATGTCAGGATTAGCCGAGCGTTACCTCAAGGGAGTGGGGATTGGGCCCAGCTCCGGCCCCTCCTGGTCACCTTTGGCCATGATGGCCGGGGACATGCCTTGACCCGACGCCGGAGGGCCAAGCGTAGCCCCAAGCATCACCCACAGCGGGCCCGGAAGAAGACTAAGAACTGTCGGCGCCACTCGCTTTACGTGGACTTCAGCGACGTGGGCTGGAACGACTGGATTGTGGCCCCGCCGGGCTACCAGGCCTTCTACTGCCATGGGGACTGCCCCTTTCCACTAGCTGACCACCTCAACTCGACCAACCACGCCATTGTGCAGACCCTGGTCAACTCTGTCAATTCCAGTATCCCCAAAGCCTGTTGTGTTCCCACTGAACTGAGCGCCATCTCCATGCTGTACCTGGATGAGTATGACAAGGTAGTGCTGAAAAATTATCAGGAGATGGTAGTAGAGGGATGCGGGTGCCGCTGA